From Cydia splendana chromosome 12, ilCydSple1.2, whole genome shotgun sequence, a single genomic window includes:
- the LOC134795429 gene encoding DNA-directed RNA polymerase III subunit RPC7-like, whose amino-acid sequence MAGRGRGRGSTLSLTHEQLQALGIARGENNAPTLAPPPLFPKLEAKPLPLACDAATDYMLIVKDQFIGFLHDSPAYVKPKTRTDDVERYSDKYKLLAMDAKQGKVLDCVWNNMPTELRPQARRVRATTRKRRLDDPSEINKRFQTLEKKETLDENDEQMETNEGEETVKKVEANDDEDLEDEQEPEDELDDGTDYANNYFDNGEDYDEEDDNLDDGPVY is encoded by the coding sequence AGGACGTGGTCGCGGTCGTGGTAGTACGTTATCGCTAACACATGAGCAGCTGCAGGCGTTAGGCATCGCGCGCGGCGAGAACAACGCACCAACCCTCGCGCCGCCTCCACTATTTCCAAAGCTCGAAGCCAAGCCATTACCTCTCGCCTGTGATGCTGCTACCGACTATATGCTGATAGTTAAGGACCAATTCATTGGATTCCTCCACGACTCGCCCGCATATGTCAAACCGAAAACAAGAACTGACGACGTAGAAAGGTACTCCGACAAGTACAAGCTGCTCGCGATGGACGCTAAACAAGGAAAAGTTTTAGACTGTGTTTGGAACAATATGCCTACGGAGCTCCGACCGCAAGCGCGACGCGTCCGAGCGACGACGCGTAAACGGCGCCTGGACGATCCCTCTGAGATCAATAAGAGATTCCAGACTCTAGAAAAGAAAGAAACGCTAGATGAAAATGACGAACAAATGGAAACAAATGAAGGCGAAGAAACTGTGAAAAAGGTTGAAGCTAATGATGATGAGGACTTGGAAGATGAACAGGAGCCAGAAGATGAACTGGATGATGGGACTGACTATGCTAATAATTACTTTGAC